Within the Nicotiana tabacum cultivar K326 chromosome 11, ASM71507v2, whole genome shotgun sequence genome, the region GCAATAGGAAAAACTCAAACTCGTATTTTGTAACGATCTGActggtcgttttactttctagaccttgtttccctaaataagactccacgtacgtgcttttactgttttatgacttgtggggatggttagtttgggatttggaagggttcgggttgaaattgaatcacttggttccttaaggttgacaaaaaaggctaagtttgactttgatcaatattttgagaaaatgacctcgAAATTAGGATTTGActgttccagtaggttcgtatgatgatttcggacttgggcgtatgttcggatcggattttggatgacccggaagcatttcggcgcctaatagtaaaagttggttctttgaaggttttgaagttcttttaaatttagtttggagtaggttttaatgatatcgaggtccaaatgggatttcgagactgggaatagttccatatgatgatttaagacttgcatgcaaaatttggtgtcatttcgagtagtctaagtatgattcggtgcAAACAAGAGAAggccatcgcattcgcgaagaaggatttggggaAGTGGGCAATTTCCCTTCGCGTTCACGGTCAGGATCTTGCGTTCGTGAAGCTTTGTGAGCCtaagcctacgcattcgcgaagcccctctcgcgttcgcatagcGGAAATGGGGCCGGGGAGGGCTAGTACATTTTGATCTTCGCGTTCATGTAAGAGCTGTCGTGTTCGCAATGCCCAGGGAACttaggccttcgcgaacgcgaggcttcttttgcgttcgcgaagaaggggaaTTTAGGTGGGCAGAATCCTTGTTTTAAATACAAGACTTAGACCTTTTCGTCTCATTTTTCAcacacttgggcgattttggagctttaaaAAGGAGGATTTCAGCTATATTTATGTAaaccataacaacaacaacaacaacaacaacaacaacaataacaacaacaacaacaacaacaacaacaacaacaacaacaacaacaacaacaacaacaacaacaacaacaacaacaacccagtataatcccacaagtggggtctggggagggtaatatgtacgcagaccttacccctaccccgaagggtagggaggctgtttccaggaAACCCTCGGCttaaaaaagcaataggagatgatatattagtaccataaaaatgcgtaataaaaataacaacaatatataagagatatgaaatatgaaatacaggatacgaaatacgaaatacgaaatagatggatggtatagtacaactagaaggtaaagccctgcatcaatagacgaccaatgacattcctagtctaactcctaactggatagtctccctctattgtgctgtagaaatattcatgCTTAGAAATATTCCTATGTAATCCATGCTTAGCTATATTTATGTAGTCCATGCTTAGCTatatttttgacattttattattagcccatagtaagtgtcaaagtcgacctatcgtcactacttcttcgaggttagactggatacttactgggcacatgTTGtttatactcacgctacacttctacacttaaCGTGTTGGATCTGAGGCATATGCATCTAGATATCAGTCCGGCGCTCACACTTGATCACTACTACGAGACTACACGGTGAGCTGTCTTTCGAGACTGTTCTATAGCAGCCAGAGTCTTTCCTTTTGCTTGTATTTTCTGTCTTTTTCACTTCAGacagtagactagtattcttttgtatgtTCTACTAGTTAtccatacacttgtgacaccaggttttggcacacacactagtagacttgtgattttggtttatttatattattatgatTGCACTCAGCTGCTTTcgttttatttaatttaaatcttttatttcttaaatcttttaaattaaggaaagtctaattacttgaaaaatctaTTAAAAAGGGAAATCACGAGATTGTTCACTGTTGACTTGCCTAGCGACGGCCCTGGGCGCCATCATAGCCTATaatagaattgggtcgtgacatattttttgccatcttcatgaattatGTAAGGAGAATTTTTATTATACTGAGGGAAAGTGAAGTAGAGAAGCAAAAGAGTTTTAAATCGGGGTATTTTTTTTTAGTACGTtttagaaactatttatattcggtagccgaaaaagtatataaaatttgtacattatttgtatataacatatataatgtatatatacaaaatattcaaaaaatatatatttttcgactattattttgagaacGGTTATACAATGTTATTTTCCCTGCTAAAACCAGCAGGCCTTCGTTCCAGAGCACATACTAGTCAATACTTTTGGCAAAGTGATTAATTGTCTAACAAGCCTTCCCAGAAAacattaagagaaaaataattaatcaCTTCTTCAGCATTTTCTTATCCATAGCAAGGTTAATATTGCGATAGATGATGAAACATTTCAGGTCGGACAGTTGGAGAACATTAAGCATATTAATATGACTTCGTAGATGCACATAAAGTTGCTACAATTTTCTCATCCATTTTGACAACATTAAAGTACTCTATATGAAAACTGAATGtgttttttctaaaaatataGGTATATGCAGACTTTACCCTAGAGCCTAGAGGTGTCAAATGAGTGAGTTGGACTGATTTTGGGCGGATTAAAATGAGTTGAGTCAATATTAACCCGTCGAAAAGTTACTTGGACTAAGATGAGCTGTGTCAAAATGAGCTAAATTTTGGGTCATAGTGTAGCCCGCTCAACTCTTATCAagctttaattaatatgtgttatttttttatgaattattgAATTACCAAATAAGACTTGTTTgcttttgttatggtcatatataacatatgaaataaaaaaaattattttaaagatatttcaggaaagttactcatggatcaatttgggctaaaaatcaaCTAAACTTTAAATGGGTTAAGATAGATTGGGTCAAGATGGACTAAGTTCAATAAATGAGCGGTTCAATGACCAATCCAACCTTGGACAAATTGAGCTAGTCGAATGGATTCGGGCTCAAATTATCAGCCCTGCTTTTTGTGAGGCAGATGGCGTGGGATAGCCACTATTTAAggtggtatttattttttatccagcaattctaatgttgagcaaaaatagccactactctattaaaattaatataaaaagatatttttaccCTTCCTTCCATAGAACCGGAGCCCCGACAATGACTGTTTAGAGTTTGTTCGTTTTGTTTCAAAAGAAGATTGTCGTGTCGCTAATGACTTTCCGTCTCGTAGGGTAAGTTGGTTTCAGCCTAACTTTTGGTTTATCCTAAGGCTTGTTTGATCTCTGTCTCAATTTTTGggggatttttaaatttttggtttGGGTAGAAGACAAATGGTTGTTGTTGCTGGTAGCGCTTTGCTTGGAGCACCAAAAACACaaatcaagttcaaaagttaaggacatgtagtcctgaagtcctaaacttagagttacaagttcaaaagttaaggacaataggtcctgaacttacggttgcaagttcaaaagttaaggacaataggtcctgaaatcctgaacttagactaacaagctcaaaagttaaggacaataggtcctaaacttaggctaagaagcccaaaagttaaggataataagtcgtgaacttacagttacaagttcaaaagttaaggacaataggtcctgaagtcctaaacttagactaacaagctcaaaagttaaggataatagATCCTGAACTTAGTCTAAGAAgtccaaaagttaaggacaataggtcctgaacttagactaacaagctcaaaagttaaggacatttggtcctgaacttacagttacaagttcaaaagttaaggacatgtagtcctaaaGTCCTGaaattaagttcaaaagttaaggacatgtagtcctgaagttaagttcaaaagttacggacatgtagtcctgaagtcgtGAACTTAgggttacaagttcaaaagttaaggacatgtagtcctgatgtcctgaagttaagttcaaaagttaaggacttgagcagaagggtattttcgtctgggaagttaaagtttattaaagcagtggctaaagactaaagacattttaaacagtggcttaaaaataaatacatgtgttattagtggctaaccgtgTACTTCCCCGCAGATGGTTGTCCCCTGTAGACCCCGGCTCAAGAATAAAAACATAGACAAATCAACATAAAAAAGCATTAAATGGGCCGATGGAACATCACATTTTCTTTTTGAACTGGAAAGTAGCAGATTATAAGAACATAATGGGCCTTGCGCCCACCCTTTACAACTCCACAACATGGACCCCTCTGGCCCTTTACAACTGCAGCTTGCCCATCGTGTCTTTAGTTTCGGGTTGTCTTAAATGTGGATGTCTTACGAACAGACAACGAATTCCTCCTGTGCTGAATACAATCAAGATTCTATTAGTCTATACTCCCCCATTCTTTTTTATATGACAAAGCTTGGAGTGTGAGATTCAAACAAACTAATTTTTGGTGTGAATTCaatagaatttttaaattttttaaaataaaatttatatatttagaaaCTACTTTAAAAGTATTATAAGCCATAATAGTTATGTAAGCATAAAATATAATTCATACCaggatcttgaacatgataatcttacatGTAATCGtcatagaaaacatacctgaagcggAATCCATTATCTTGAAGCGGAAGCATTAATCGGTAAATTGGTTTCTCGCCCCTTGCCCTAACTTTACGTTACTGCCGCCTTTAGTGatggaagaaaataaaatacagtaacccTAATGGGTGGGGAGAGGACCAATTTATAGATGTTCTTATTTAATCCGGTACGTCCATCAAGTAATCGATCGGACGGATGAGATTtgctcattaattaaatattaattatgagCCTAATCTTATTGGGCCATATATATACACGTAGGAAATAACGTACATTCTCCCACTTGGCTCAATAAtcacataatattaatatttaataatataacCATTAGTTGCGCATAAACAAATCTCTTTTATAATGTTCATCATAAATTCCATATACTACAATGTGAGTTATGTAAGTTATGGCGGTTATATATAATTTGTCTACATACTCCCTTCCATATACTACAACATTAGTAACTCATCGTACCAGGTCCATAAGCTATAAAAtattatggtccacaataatatctCATTGAGACTTATCCTgtaatatctcaaaacaataatgtgtacaccattatgagaaaaaggaaatcacTAATGTATAGCAGAAACACATAAATGAGCTCAGAGTGTCAAAACATCATAAATACACCAATCATAAATACAGCCAAGACCCATTCTATGTACATGTTCTTTAAATATCTTTGGTTGTAAACCTTTCGTTAACGGATCTACAATCATGAGATCGGTTCTAATATGCTCAAGTGACACTCTTTGTTTCTGAACTTCCTTCTTGACGGTAAAGTACTTTAATTCCATATGTTTGGAACCTTTGGAGTACTTATCGTTCTTGGAGAAGAATACTGATGCAGAATTGTCACAGTAAATATTCAGCGGCTTGGTAATGGTGTCGACAACCCCAAGTCCTGAAATAAAGTTTCACAACCATAATGCATGAATTGTGGCCTCAAAACATGCCACAAATTATGCTTCCATCGTGGATGTAGCAATGACAGACTGTTTGGCACTCTTCCACGATATTGCTCCTTCAGCTAATTGGAACAAATAACCAAACGTGGATTTTCTAGTGTCAATACATCCAGCGAAATCTGAATCCGAGTATCCAACAACTTCCAAATGTTTGGATCTCCTATACATGAGCATGTAATCCTTCGTTCCTTTTAGGTACCTCAAAACTTTCTTTGCAGCTTTCCAGTGATCAATTCCTGGGTTACTCTGATATCTTCCTAGCATTCCGATCGCAAAATTAATATCTGGTCTTGTGCAGGTCTGAGCATACATCAGACTACCAACAATTGAAGAGTAAGGAATTGATTCCATTTCTTTTCGCTCTACATCATTCTTAgggcattgcatgagactaaatttGTCCCCTTTTTGAATTGGAACAATTCCTGCTGAACAATTGTTCATATTAAATCTCTCTAGAATTCTTTCGATATAGTATTTCTGAGACAATCCCAATAATCCGTGTGATCTATCACGGAATATTTCTATTCCTATCACATAGGATGTCTCGcccatatctttcatttcaaaattcttagagagaaaatctttagtctcacgcaatatgcctaaatcattagcagcaagtagaatatcatcaacatataggactaaaaatataaacttgCTCCCACTGATCTTTTGGTATATACGCCGATCAATAGTATTTTCCACAAATCCAAAAGATGGTATCATTAAACTTTATATACCATTGTCGTAaagcttgtttaagtccatatattGACTTCTTCGGTTTACACATCATTTGACATTTTCCTTTAGTTTCGAAACCCTCTGGTTGGTCCATAGACACTTCCTCCTCGAGATCTCCATTAAGAaaggcagttttcacatccatttggtgtAACTCTAAATCATAATGAGCTACCAAAACCATAATAATTCTTAATGAGTTTTTCTTTGAGACCGGTGAAAAGGTCTCTTTATAATCAATGCCTCCTTTCTGAGTATAGCCCTTGGTAACAAGTCTGGCTTTGTATCTCTCAATATTGCCATTTGAATCGCGTTTGTTCTTAAAGACCCATCTACACCAGATTCTTTTAGAACTTTCTGGTAATTCAACAAGATCCCAGACTTTATTGTATTCCATGGATTTTAActcttctttcatggcatcaATCCATTTTTTAGACTCATTACTTTCTATGGCTTGTGAAAATGAAACCGGATCCTTATTAAGATCAATGTCAAAATCTGACTCTTGCAAATAAACCACGTAATCATCCAAAATAGCCGATTTTCTAactctttgagattttcttaatGGCATTTCTTGTGGTTCATTTATGTCAGATATTTGTGAGTTAGTTTCTTCATGAAGTGTCTCATCCAAATATTGCTCGGTGTTGTCAAAGTGTTCTTCAACAACTGGAATAATATTTGGTATTTGTGTGGAAGTAGGTATATTTCTCGGTAATAGAATATTGACCCTCACctctttaattttcacactttACTTTTCAACACTCCCACTAACTTCACCATTCTCAATGAATCTTGCATTACTGGTTTCAACTATTCTCGAACTATGGTTTGGACAGTAAAACACATACCCTTTAGATTTCTCTGGGTAACCAATAAAGTAGCCACTTACTGTCCCAGAatatactttcttttcttgtggatTATAAACTCTAACTTTCGCTGGGCAACCCCCAACATGCAAGTGCCTTAAACTAGGTTTCCTTCCTATCCACAGTTTAAAAGGGGTCTTTGGAACTGCCTTACTAGGAACCATGTTTAATAAATATATGGCGGTTTTAATAGCATACATCCACAATAATTTGGGTAATGAGGAATTACTCATCATGCTCCTAACCATATCCATAAGTGTTCGATTACGCCTTtctacaacaccattttgttgaggtgttacTGGCATAGTATACTGTGCACATATGCCATGTTCCTCGAGGAACTTTGCAAATGGACCTAGACATTGTCCTGAATTCATTATATTTTCCATAATATTCACCACCTCTATCTGACCTAATGATTTTCACCTTTCTATTTAATTTCCTTTCAACTTCATTAACAAACACCTTGAGAGCATCTAttgcttgagatttttctttcagcaaataaatGTATCCATAATGTGAAAAATCAtcgataaaagtgataaaatatttcTCTCCACCAAAAGATGGAACATCAAAGGGTCCACAAATATCGGTGTGTATAATTTCAAGAAGCTGGATGCTTTTTGTGGCACTTTTCTTACTATGCTTGGCTTGCTTTCCCTTAATGCAATCCAAACATATGGTAAGATCAATAAAATTTAGATTCGGAAGAATCTCATTCTTTACTAATCTTTCTAACCATTCTTTGGATATATGACCCAAACGTCTATGCCACAAGTAAGCAGAACTTTCATCTAGTGAACTATATTTAATTCCAACATTATGTTGAACAGTAAGAAGGGATTCAGAAAAACCAATAtcgagtttcaatttatataaaccaTCACTAAGAAAACCAGAACCATAAAAAATAGCATTCTTATATAAATTGAGACATccatttccaaactttaaatcaaatccagaaacatcaagtcttgaaagagaaatcaaatttctAGAAACTGAAGGTACATAAAGAGTCTATAATAGATCAAGGTGACATCTAGTCTCCATGATCAAACGATAAGTCCCTATGCCTTCAATTGGAGCCTTCATACGATTTTCCATGAACAAGAaatccttatttggatttgtagttTGGATCGTAAGGAATCCCTGCAAcgtagtagatacatgaacagttGCATCAGAATCAAGCCACCAAGTATTATTAGGAACTTCTACTAAATTTGATTCGAAACATACAAAAGCACTAATTGTACCTTTCTTTTCGAACCAAGCTTTACGTTTCAGGCAATCTTTCTGATAGTGTCCTTCCTTGTTACAGAAACGACATGTATCTGCCTTATGTTCCTTGTTAGCATCCTGTTGAGCTTTAGCAGgtgctttcttcttcttgaacttgtTGGCCCTTACTTTAAGTCCTTTACCAGCTCCTTGACCCATGAAGTTAATTGAATGACTCCCTTGTTTCTTAAGTCTTGACTCCTCCTGAGTAAGCATACTGGACAATTCACTAACATTCCACTTATCCTTAATAGTGTTATTATTAATTTGAAAAGGTCCATACTCAGGAGGTAACGAGTTCAAAAAAAATTGAACCAAGAAGGAGTCATCCACTTTCATCCCCAAGGTCTAAAGTCTTGCTGCAATATTAATCATCTCGATGATATGGTTTTGCATACTACGCGACCCATCAAACTTCATGGTCATGAGTTCAGCCATTAGTGTATCAGCGAGAGACTTATCTGCAGAACGAAAACATTCTTCCACAAACTTCAGGTATTCCCTGGCACTTTCTGTTTGTGGAATAGTACTCTTAATATTGTTGGTAATATTCATTCGCATAAACATAAGGCTTAGCCTGTAAGAGCGTTCTCATGCTTTATGGAAAGACTTCTCATCCGCACTGCTCGAATCAGTAATAGCAGCGGGCTTATCATTCAGCAGAGCCAAGTCAAGATCCATCACGCCTAAGTGGAACTGGACTTGTTTACGCCATTCAGAGAAGTTCAATCTGTTGAACACAGTAACAGACGAAGCAAGCGAATGAAAAGGAATAGCTGTAAAATAGATAATACATGCTTGTAgacgtgtgatttttgaccctccccgagaattttcacatttttagcgtaaatatttaatttaggtctaatatagctattttgactattttactttatttcgtcgcaaaagaaaaattacaaaaaatatatatataaattttagcttatgtatttctcacaaacttgaaaaaaaatacaaaaaatagtactttatttttgtactttataatttcgaaaattataaaaaatatatagttttatttaatgttttgtagtcattttaacttaaaaaaatataaaaatagtactttatgtttttatcgttgtataatttcgaaaattacaaaaagaaaAGTTATTAACGTTTTGTAGTCATAAATCAATATGGATTCAACAAAACAGTTAAAGCATATCGCAATTCTCCTTTGGGTAAATACTACGACACACTATCATAATTTAAATGTCATTTAGTCTTT harbors:
- the LOC142165782 gene encoding secreted RxLR effector protein 161-like, which produces MGETSYVIGIEIFRDRSHGLLGLSQKYYIERILERFNMNNCSAGIVPIQKGDKFSLMQCPKNDVERKEMESIPYSSIVGSLMYAQTCTRPDINFAIGMLGRYQSNPGIDHWKAAKKVLRYLKGTKDYMLMYRRSKHLEVVGYSDSDFAGCIDTRKSTFGYLFQLAEGAISWKSAKQSVIATSTMEA